A single Dermacentor albipictus isolate Rhodes 1998 colony chromosome 3, USDA_Dalb.pri_finalv2, whole genome shotgun sequence DNA region contains:
- the LOC139057672 gene encoding muscle LIM protein 1-like has protein sequence MPFKPVEHAKCPKCGKSVYAAEEMLAAGSKWHKTCFVCGLCHKRLDSTNASEHGGELFCKQCYGRKFGPKGYGFGGGAGCLSMDKGEHLGNTECSMSNKPHDPTYG, from the exons ATGCCTTTCAAGCCCGTCGAGCATGCCAAGTGCCCCAAGTGCGGCAAGTCCGTCTATGCCGCCGAGGAGATGCTGGCCGCCGGCAGCAAGTGGCACAAGACCTGCTTCGTTTGCG GTCTTTGCCACAAGCGGCTGGATAGCACCAATGCCAGCGAGCACGGAGGTGAGCTGTTTTGCAAGCAGTGCTACGGCCGCAAGTTCGGACCCAAGGGCTACGGCTTCGGCGGCGGTGCCGGCTGCCTGTCCATGGACAAGGGCGAGCACCTCGGAAACACCGAGTGCTCCATGAG cAACAAGCCACATGACCCTACCTACGGCTAA